From Gadus macrocephalus chromosome 16, ASM3116895v1:
AGTATTAAGGATTAAATAGGAATGCGTTTTGGCAACGCACGACAGAGACCTCTGTTGAAGGCAAATCCACACCCTCAAACCGTCCTACGTAAACCATACTTGAAATCCCCTCTTCTACCTTCTTgtgccccctctcccctccgccTCAGCACTTCCCGGCCGTGAGCGGGTCCTACATGGACTCCCCGTACAACGGCAACGCGTCGCTGCAGACGTCCACCTCCAACCTGAACGCTGTGCCAGGGTCCCGGCCCCCCGAGGCGGAGGACGACGGCAAGGTGTCCAGTGACACCATCTGGCTGTGGGTCGCCGTGCTCGCCACCATCGGCAACatcgtggtggtggcggtggtgtgcGCCTGTGCCTTCTAGAGATGAcgcacggtgggggggggggggggggggctgagagaCAGAGCCTACGgtggtggatggaggaggagatggtcccCATAAAACAAAGTGTCTCCTGCTTTTGGATCATTCATCATTTggatggagaaaaaaaagagccgcTGTTATTCTAAGCCTGTTCACCGTGTTATCTTTGGTCAAGAATGAAAACATGGACGTACGATGTAAATACCAAagttaaataaaacaatgtatgGAGTTATGAGGTGTTTGTGCAGGCGCCCGCGTGTGTCACGTGGCAAGCATATAGCAACGGATTTGTATGATGCGGCGCATGGCCTGCTTTGAAAACCACACAAAACCGTTTATCCAAACCGTTACACCTGATGTCAGACAAATTGCGTAATGAACCGAGCATGCTGCACAACATTCAAATTATTGTACACTAAAGGAGAAAAACAACATTCAGAATCATCAAATGACCAGATGAGGTGACCATACATTTGGAATCACTTCCTAACCAAATGATTATGGCCACTTCATCTCCACATTCTCAGCCTTTTTATGCTGCACTGATTTTGGGAAAGCTAGcattttaacattattttgtttgttttttcttttaaataaaaaatgactgAACGATGAGTTTGTCACCACACATCTCATCACTTGAGTCACCGTTCTTCCCAAATGGGACAATTTCTATTTCGAGGAAGATTAAtgaagtgcattataaatacgGAAACCTCTCATGGTCCGCCAGACAGAAAGGCTTGCCATGGACTGCAGCAGGACTCATCTTCTTAGGGCCTAATGTGGCCGGACTGGCCTAGACTCCCTCTAATAAGTAGCACTCCCAGCAGGGCAAAGACTCAGTCATACCACTTTGGTTGATGAATAAGAGGAAGACATATACAGGAGTTGCCGTCCCGTCAACCTCAAAGTTGCCAGTGGTCAGTTTGGTTACGCAATGCCAGCCTGTCTGGCTTACATAAAACCTATTCAGCCCTGGGTGAACAACGCCATGATCAACCGAGGTCAGTGTTAAGGATTACGGACAAGATCCTCTGGTGAGGTCAGCTAAGCAAGAGGAGTGTCTTCATCTGAGTATCTGGGACTGTTgttgcagtgtgtgggtgtgggtgatcCCTGTCCAATTCAATCGTCAGATGCATGGCAGAGTAGCCATATTTTACTTCCTGTCCTTGAACTTTGAATGAGATACAGGAGCCCGACAAATGTTGGAGTGTTCCTTTTCCAACGATGTCTATCCctttttttagggttagggttaatttTCCTTGACAAACATGTCTTTGACAGCAGTTGAGAGGAATCTGAGGAGCATTATGCACATAAAAGAAGATGTGTGACTCTACAATATGTTATTCCAACATAAGCATAGCGCAATTGCTCTCATGTGTAGAGCAGCAGTACAGCGGGGTCAACACTGCTGGGACAGACACTCCATTAAtaactacatatatatatatacactgtaggcctactatatttATCATGATTGACAGCCCTTATTTTGTTTCCACAGGGAAAAACGGGAAATAGCTTCAGTTttactacgtgtgtgtgtgtgtgtgtgtgtgtgtgtgtgtgtgcattaacttgttgttacgtgtgtgtgtacgtgtatatgTTTGTACGTATtcgagtatgcgtgtgtgtgattgtgtgtgatagtgtgtgtgtgtgtgtgcatgcttgtgtgtgtttaccggTATACCGCTGTACATACTTGCGAATGTCagtctgtgcatgcgtgcgtgcgtttttgtgtgACTGTGAGGGCACACGTCAGCCCTCTGGATTATCAtgattgtctttctctctccaccctccataaATCCTTCTGCCTAGCCGCCTCTCTTTAACGAGAGACCTGTCCTCCCCGTTCATTACTGCTGCAGACAGAGAGCATCGTGGTTCCACTAGCCGTCTGCCTCCCTCCACTagccctctgcctccctccactAACCGTCTGCCTCCACTAGGTGCCTCCCTCCACTAACCGTCTGCCTCCCTCCACTAACCGTCTGCCTCCCTCCACTAGCCGTCTGCCTCCACTAGGTGCCTCCCTCCACTAGGTGGCTACCTCCCTCCACTAGGTGGCTGCCTCCCTCCACTAGGTAGcttcaacccagtcgccaagaaaaaacgtcgacggtgtacgtttccatgaacactggagacgtactattacaacgtaaaaacagcgtgttatacctacagtatccacgcgtgccgctgtggaggcgggtttcggggtttgggtttcacggctttcgcggcaaattgtggacacgattgtttagggggggggggggggaggtagactgttgttgaccggggagggggggggggagacacgtttgttgagggggggacgacgacacgattgtagggggggggggggggaacacgttagttgaagggggacgacgacgacgacacgtttgttgagggggggggagacacgtttgtagggggggggggggcacgctcgacaacgagagttggtttttattgaatgctcgacaacgagagttggtttttattgaacgagacttcaacacggaacagctgcacgaaacgatggtcacgtcactctcggtgacggtgtcgacaacaatgaacacacgaacaatgttaatagaacaacacacaaccacataacatcccgaacccatcaaccccacttaatcctaacaacaaaacaagttaacataagccccatttgtcaactgacaaccccaattcccagaatcccccgcggctccggaacacggcgtagcttatattaatctttattatccgaatgggaaatgcaatattttaggacagatacaccattaaacgcgtttctaatgacatttctagcgagaaatgtacattttccttacataatcttcagtcagtgaatgtgttctttattaatctttattatctgaatgggaaatgcaatattttaggaccgattcaccgttaaacgtgtttctaataacatttctagcgagaaatatactttttacttgcataatcttcagtcagtgattgtgtctgatctttagttttatagttattaggatttgatcggatcgctcgcatgtttcaacgtcaggttgttaggctgctttcgctaaactagcagctcacgtgcttcctgcgtttgtgttattaaactgttactttatgtaacttttaatgatatcatcttgttagaaacacgtatatctgagaggcaacccagtcgccaaaagcattcgttgacagtgtacgtttcgtgaacactggattacgtcgcatttcaacataaaatagcgtgttatacacacacacacgcacacacacacacacacacacacacacacgcacacgcacacgcacacgcacgcacagacacacacacacacacgcacacgcacacggtgcattttgctgctaaaacaacaacaacaaaatattccctcaaatattattactaaagaaccgttttccaaagaacgaaatgtaaaccaatgcattctgaatgggagtgtttctcagatttttccatgctacacagaacgaaatgtaaacccatgcaaataaagacttcatggtcataataatttaaatatcattaatctccgtgtgttgggtggtattctatttttttcaacggggctgcatccagtcacttgaccgtcatgctgctatggtggttgctatcgaccgccccctctaatccttacatggctctaaaaaccacgcggcaaaggagctgccgtaaattgtgttgtttttgtcgtaaactggggtccgacggttaaaaaatagacagatattccgaggtatccttaaaaggcagcttggatgtttttattttctgcagtttagacttcttctataacctatttttgaaagcaaaacaccaagttcattgatttaacgaggcagggttatttgaaacaatttattcaataaatatttgtgagaggtcattccttctcctgagtttgcttcctatttatgtctagtgtacacccctactgtccaaaagcatccccccccccctccccatatggatttggagagttgttgccacgtcccagtggtggaagtatcatataatatgaaagagggcattcaattatactacaatgatcaattaggaggctgaagccctaaaggaagtgatgcaataggtgactgaggcgagaacatttaagtaaactgtaccttggggtctcttatatatcaaagggggtttcaaaggacgcatacgcttcaacctgtggctccagccctacaggaaatgacacagcaagtgctccatctcgttgcacctgcacccagcggctcgcttgcaagattttggcctgaagttcttcccagacctataccctaacagtccaacatgcatatctgagaatcaggcctctcttcaataatgacaaaatgttatgagagaaatacagattcactttttgttatctcataagcggcgtggtgccggctccttttgaccttttgaccccagacttcaaagacgtggccacaggccagctgtgtctacacacattaagccacaaatgtacacctccatccctcaaaaaatggggcctagaaactaacctctgtcttatgtacattgactgtactgttggaggtcacgccccttttccggccttttcgagatagctagggatgctaaaatgtttacacacatttcccggggccccgagaacgacatatccaagatttgtagttctagcccatagagaaaaaaagttttcccaaatggactgtcatttggacaaagccccttcagaagtgttgctgcgagacctaatggttcagaatgtggtggaaaaacagtttttgagataggaaggtcctaccgccctgaaatttgaataccatattctagggcctaacttggacccccgcaccgaaacttggcccggtcggaccccgagtgcaggaagggggggcctggactttcataatcttcgctcggtgaatgtaaaggatgtttggtcggatgttatgacgaagaatcataatgtgaatgggaatattctattaatgtcttgatatcatctttcgtctcaacacttctgctgcagccgcttaaagtctcactccgagaaccttaaaatatgaatcaatccattagaagtatgaacagggcaaacaaggtgtcctttgacatctacgtttcgagacgattgcaacagtgccacacattttggaggcctttatcaataatgaccagctatagatttgcttcccgatggagatttttgacaaattacatgttaattagtatctacacgttaagctgagtccaatgagatcaagctcgccctcttgctacaccgagatcatgtcctagacctaggtgtaccatgtaaaatacatgttaccattagctagagtgtcatgcttggtgtcattggactcagctcaacgtgtagatgctaaataacatgtcatttgtcacaattttttatcgggaagcaaatcaatagctgctcattattgattaaggcctccaatttcgacagctaattactaccattaaacatgttcgaatatgctcatgttgcaatcgcctggaagtgtagatgttgaaggacaccttgttcgttctcctacgccaccgggaagatatttacatgcttctgattgactaatgaattgattcagctattcccccagaagtctggggtcaaaaggtcaaaaggagacggcaccagccccattgaaaaaaatagaataccacccaacacacggagattaatgatatttaaattattatgaccatgaagtctttatttgcatgggtttacatttcgttctgtgtagcatggaaaaatcggagaaacactcccattcagaatgcattggtttacatttcgttctttggaaaacggttctttagtaataatatttgagggaatattttgttgttgttgttttagcagcgaaatgcaccgtgtgcgtgtgtgtgcgtgtgtgtgtgtgtgtgtgtctgggtctgtgtctgtgtgtgtctgtgtgtgtctgtgcgtgcgtgtgcgtgtgtgtgtgtgtgcgtgcgtgtgtgtgtataacacgctattttatgttgaaatgcgacgtaatccagtgttcacgaaacgtacattgtcaacgaatgcttttggcgactgggttgcctctcagatatacgtgtttctaacaagatgatatcattaaaagttacataaagtaacagtttaataacacaaacgcaggaagcacgtgagctgctagtttagcgaaagcagcctaacaacctgacgttgaaacatgcgagcgatccgatcaaatcctaataactataaaactaaagatcagacacaatcactgactgaagattatgcaagtaaaaagtatatttctcgctagaaatgttattagaaacacgtttaacggtgaatcggtcctaaaatattgcatttcccattcagataataaagattaataaagaacacattcactgactgaagattatgtaaggaaaatttacatttctcgctagaaatgtcattagaaacgcgtttaatggtgtatctgtcctaaaatattgcatttcccattcggataataaagactaatataagctacgccgtgttccggagccgcgggggattctgggaattggggttgtcagttgacaaatggggcttatgttaacttgttttgttgttaggattaagtggggttgatgggttcgggatgttatgtggttgtgtgttgttctattaacattgttcgtgtgttcattgttgtcgacaccgtcaccgagagtgacgtgaccatcgtttcgtgcagctgttccgtgttgaagtctcgttcaataaaaaccaactctcgttgtcgagcattcaataaaaaccaactctcgttgtcgagcgtgccccccccccctacaaacgtgtctccccccccccctcaacaaacgtgtcgtcgtcgtcgtcccccttcaactaacgtgtccccccccccccccccccccccctacaatcgtgtcgtcgtccccccctcaacaaacgtgtctcccccccccccctccccggtcaacaacagtctacctcccccccccctaaacaatcgtgtccacaatttgccgcgaaagccgtgaaacccaaaccccgaaacccgcctccacagcggcacgcgtggatactgtaggtataacacgctgtttttacgttgtaatagtacgtctccagtgttcatggaaacgtacaccgtcgacgttttttcttggcgactgggttggtagCTTTCACAGGGCTCCTCCATAGCGTGGACCAGTCTACTACATAGTTTGAGTATAATGATGCCGAGCAGGAGGTGAGACATGCTTCAATGCCCGAGATCTCTCCCAGAGTGTGTTTGGTGATAACCTTTGCACATTGATTGCTCAGTGCgtaacaggtgtgcagcctcccccagcccaagagtccaatcagtcttgctcgggccaggtgaggctgcttaaaaaccagccatcaaccacacacaccctacagtTTCCCTTTGAATTAAATGTAGGTTCAACATGAGAGCTATCACAGCTATGTTTTTCAATAAAAGAGAAAGTAGTCGTAGGAAGGAAAGCCAGGAGCAAGGAGAAAATAGGTGGAGGTATAGAATAAAGATGCAATATAAAGAcaatggggtggaggaggaggaggaggaggaagaggagatgagcTAGATAGTAAAGAAATTAGGATGACTAAAAAGAGGAGATAAGAAGACCAAAAAAAGTCTAGacgcagagacaaagagactcCTTAGCGATGCAAGACAATTGCAGTagaaaggacagagagagagagagagagagagagagagagagagagagagagagagagagagagagagagagagagagagagagagagagagagagagagagagattatattaACCAGAAAAATAGGTAAAATGATAAAAAGAGGAGACAAACAAATGGAAGGAGTAAGGAACATAGTAGGAGTAGATTGAGCACAATAAGAACATacaattagaaaaaataaaCTGTTCTGTAAACACAATGTCCTGTTTAGGAGGATGTCTCCTGGTGGGTTATCTTTGCACAAAttatttattacaaatatatcaaGCACTACCATTGCCATCTTGACCATGTTTACAAATCCTGATTCATGTGTCGGCCTCTGTAAACTAATGTTACTTTTTCTATGTATGATTGAGTCTTTACACAAGTCAAATGTGTTTCTTCTAAATAACATGAGTTGTTGCTATTACAACTAATACCACAGGCTAACCTTTCCCAAAGTTTCATCACATCGTTTTGGTGTCTTCCTCTAGTTATTTGTATGTGGGGCTTCTTGTATGGATATAAGGGGTTTGTGACTTTCTATCCAATGTTTGATGAATACGTACAAATGTGAATCACAAATATAAGAAAAGCAAAATATCTTTCATGTGACGTTGTTTGCCAATGAAATGCAGCTAGACGCATGAAcataagcatgcacacacgtgaaagtacacacaaacacacgcacacaaacacacacgcatgcacacacacgcacacacacacacacacacacacacacacacgcacgcacgcacgcacgcacgcacgcacgcacgcacgcacgcacgcacacacacacacacacacacacacacacacacacacacacacacacacacacacacacacgaatacacacacacaccacacacacaaagagccaTTTTCTGGGGTCAGTCTTagggcccattcacaccctatggtaaatacggataggaaccctttcgtccggtcccggagctcgtttcgtccgtcaatgtgtccgtcgcctctgagcttacgaatccggagtgctccgggaaaaacggagcaataccaatgagcggcagtatagagtcagaaGTCCAACCATTCGTGAAAATGAAGAgcagtataatatctgatatgtatatatatataaattgtattCAACATTTTATGCTTATATTATACTGTATaattgacctttttattttattgttcacctgctttggcaatgagttgtaactggtcatttgaAAATGGTGCATCATTTTGAAGAGagaatctgcgggttggtgacgCGTCACACGCCACCACCGCGTAGCCCTACGCTTTTTGCGCctttttttttgccgatttcggatgacacaaagcaaaatcatctcctctagagatgccatgtttgcgattgtcgatgccggtATTTTGTGACACGACAGTCACAAGCCCTTTAGAGGATGTATTGcctaacatccataacaacgctgaaaccggaCGAAGGTAtatgaagggtagttccggaGACAACGTGTGGTAcggacggacgaatttcgtccggatccggaggtatgaatcggccTTTAGGCAGAGGGGCCCACTGTCAACCACCCAGAAAAACGTGGCTCAACATTCTCCTTGCACTGTGGACACATCGTTTATCTGGACCCTATAGGACCTCAGTCACATGGACCAGGCTGACAGGAGAGGACATGTACAACACAGCTGTGTTCTTCATGAAGAAGACATCtattaaggtgcggccacaccaaccgcgttgctcgcgtaagacgcgtataaaatcggcattttttccatagggaaccattggtttacgcgcgtatgagctgcgtagatgcgttacatgcgctaaagcaacattttagccgcGTTagccgcgtatgagctgcgtatatacGCACCTAACGCACCTACGCGCctacgcccggagttcaaaaaattgaactttcaacgctccaacgcgtgacgcttagccgcgatagccaatcagcgtggagcttgatccgacgtcactggcagagagtagtgacgcttgcacagaagcatacggccgacatctttctttattctgggtggaaatagtaacatagttacgccattaaatgcgtttatgtaaacatttttagcgagaaatgtgcattttactttcataatgttcgctctgtgaatgtgaaggatgtttggtttgatagttatgaagaagagggaacgctccattcacttgcatggacagagtctctggttgctatgcaacctcaacgtcttggcggactatatctctgctgatcaacactacgaatgctggaaacacaccagacacaccatgtgaagttatttaacccgattattgttatttatatctgagataATTTAATccaacccgatccaagctctatcatgcacccaaacacggcggcgtttgggtttccttcctcggactcctaaatccagcacagccacaggcgcgtagctgcgtaggaccatttttgacacaaaatggtcaagcaacattttagctgcgttacgcgcgtaaatcttacgcgggttacgcgtttggtgtgttcgtaccttaagTGTTTGAAGCGCTATTCTTGGATTAAACTTCTTCAGGCCTTCCATTGACAAGGGATTTTGTTTGTTGATTTCTATATCTTGGATTAAATAAAACATCATGAACACT
This genomic window contains:
- the LOC132474528 gene encoding uncharacterized protein C14orf132 isoform X2 yields the protein MMELSLMATQHFPAVSGSYMDSPYNGNASLQTSTSNLNAVPGSRPPEAEDDGKVSSDTIWLWVAVLATIGNIVVVAVVCACAF